A genomic region of Pseudomonas migulae contains the following coding sequences:
- a CDS encoding DUF1175 domain-containing protein, whose translation MESPVTALIRGLGLLAMLLGSRAFASDAAPLDPQQSQVFRAWFVRIAQEQLTQGPSPRWYQQDCAGLVRFAANEALKVHDDKWLRSNGLSNRYLPPELQLSEAQRGLAQQWQQGGGKVGPYVNAIKLIQFNSHLVGRDVAQARPGDLMFFDQGDDQHLMIWMGRYIAYHTGTTTPTDNGMRSASLQQLMTWKDTRWIPDAANPNFIGVYRLNFLSQ comes from the coding sequence ATGGAAAGCCCTGTGACCGCACTTATCCGAGGCCTCGGCCTGCTGGCGATGTTGCTGGGCAGTCGCGCATTTGCCAGTGACGCCGCGCCGCTCGACCCGCAGCAATCCCAGGTGTTTCGCGCCTGGTTCGTGCGCATCGCCCAGGAACAACTGACCCAAGGCCCGAGCCCGCGCTGGTATCAGCAGGACTGCGCCGGGCTGGTCCGTTTTGCCGCCAACGAAGCGCTGAAAGTCCACGACGACAAATGGCTGCGCAGCAATGGCCTGTCCAACCGCTACCTGCCGCCGGAGCTGCAACTGAGCGAGGCGCAACGCGGCCTCGCCCAGCAATGGCAACAGGGCGGCGGCAAGGTCGGGCCGTACGTCAACGCGATCAAACTGATTCAGTTCAACAGCCATCTGGTTGGCCGCGACGTGGCGCAAGCGCGACCCGGCGACCTGATGTTTTTCGATCAGGGCGACGATCAGCACCTGATGATCTGGATGGGCCGCTACATCGCCTATCACACCGGCACCACCACCCCCACTGACAACGGCATGCGATCCGCGAGCCTGCAGCAACTCATGACATGGAAGGACACCCGATGGATACCCGACGCAGCCAACCCCAACTTCATCGGCGTCTATCGACTGAACTTTCTCTCCCAATGA
- a CDS encoding alpha-2-macroglobulin family protein: MTGVRMLRFLSLLLVLVLPFSAVNAEDTVEPSGYTPVAGESFFLLADSSFASDEQAMVRLEAPGRDYRRFRMEPYGGADIRVYRIDKPLDFLKRQKNLHRVVSDGQFKGEGLSNTLAYLWDNWYRKSRRVMQRAFSYESRKQVTEEVPELKMGTAIAAPTPYDAQPQFALIPGLPVVSQFRYPLWQAKPIQPPEGVNLAGSSSEFVTVAPGNVYIPLGNLKPGLYLVEALIGKYRATTMVFVSNTVAVSKIAGDELLVWAARKHEGSLVPKVNVLWTDGLGVMSSGATDADGLLRLKHVSPERSFVIGEDEEGGVFVSENFYYDSEIYDTKLYAFTDRPLYRPGDWVSLKIVGREFKNARDSVLPTAADVNVTVLDATGTALQSLALKLDSKAGTQGRFQLPDNAVAGGYELRFSYKDQAYSSAFRVAEYIKPHFEISLNLAKQDYRTGEPVKGSLVLLYPDGKPVANAKLTLSLRAQQLSMVDNELQYLGQFPVELTSTELTTDSKGNATLDLPAAEKPSRYMLTVFASDGAAYRVRTTKEILIDRGAASFSLRAPQRFSAVGDKVVFSYTNEGGSEQSKAVTPSGYSWVRLEDQSTGEGKLAASDKGFTLAFERPGTYNLTLKDEHGRVVGATGHSVTGDGVKAVPGTVEIVLDKPEYKAGDEALALITFPEPVSDALLSLERDKVEATALLSKGGDWLKMEKLSDTQYRARIPVKDNFAPNLTFSVLYTKGGQYSFQNAGIKVIAPQIDVAITTDKEAYQPGDTVSVDLTTQFAGKPIPAHLTVSVVDEMVYALQPEVAPTIDQFFYHPRRNNVRTSASLSFISYDVALPGSPGAPGKANRSERGVKVLERPRREDVDTAAWQPELITDANGKTRFTFKMPDSLTRWRITARAIADDGQVGQKKQFVRSEKPLYLKWSGPSKFRTGDKPDLGVFAFSQAEKPVKAELVIHFAGAEQRVPVTLNNGINYIALPAFALATGEWTAELVQDGKTADALAVRLTATGEGWQVTQSQSLDVASGDTPLTLPADATDIRLRLDDSPQALFRSALDDLLSYPYGGVEQTASRLLPLSIAYPTLSSNPQIRDRLRLIMQNSRLRLVQMAGPSASFTWWGMDGEPDAFLTAYAYYADWHASKALELSLPPEHWQRVLEVYSKQAQNTPLLQRALILSFAKQMQLPVNTLLSGLMDDLAKAGEGNAANLMEDGEDSLVMSDPDSALGLAAARALTASLARQSKVTLPDAFNRQLPDAQQRLAVSSQPFAEALNLSLQAFDQAHAQALLQRLLPQQSTLERALALTWLQRSIEQASPTIALAPGEGWKKNYGDTGEMYWTWQGASSVPAVLSLTGTQERPLRAALSFQTRQPPVDPMAVTITRRLSRLVPGDEAFTFKLEAVGTKPLSSDSLYLDEVIITSKAAKPLRYGMIEVPLPPGADVERTTWGIKLMGKAGTEPTALEKARFEPGQMAYAIPVDALSGELRLRHLVRFSQKGQFNLPPVRFTQVYAPQHQALEQKPALGQVTVN; this comes from the coding sequence ATGACCGGTGTCCGCATGCTGCGCTTTCTGTCTCTACTGTTGGTGTTGGTACTGCCTTTTTCGGCGGTGAATGCCGAAGACACCGTCGAGCCGAGCGGCTATACGCCGGTGGCCGGTGAAAGCTTTTTCCTGCTGGCCGACAGCAGTTTCGCCAGCGACGAGCAGGCGATGGTTCGCCTCGAAGCGCCGGGCCGCGACTATCGCCGTTTCCGCATGGAGCCTTACGGCGGCGCCGACATTCGCGTGTACCGCATCGACAAACCGCTGGATTTCCTCAAGCGCCAGAAGAACCTGCACCGCGTGGTCAGCGACGGCCAGTTCAAGGGCGAAGGCCTGTCGAACACCCTCGCGTACCTGTGGGACAACTGGTACCGCAAATCCCGCCGGGTAATGCAGCGGGCGTTTTCCTACGAATCGCGCAAACAAGTCACCGAGGAAGTGCCGGAACTGAAGATGGGCACTGCGATTGCTGCGCCGACGCCTTACGACGCCCAGCCGCAATTCGCGCTGATTCCGGGCTTGCCGGTGGTCAGCCAGTTCCGTTATCCGCTGTGGCAAGCCAAACCGATCCAGCCGCCAGAAGGCGTGAATCTGGCCGGTTCTTCCAGCGAGTTCGTCACTGTCGCGCCGGGTAACGTCTACATCCCGTTGGGCAATCTGAAGCCGGGCCTGTATCTGGTGGAAGCGCTGATTGGCAAGTACCGCGCGACCACCATGGTGTTCGTCTCCAACACCGTGGCCGTGAGCAAGATTGCCGGTGATGAACTGTTGGTCTGGGCCGCACGCAAACACGAAGGCAGTTTGGTGCCGAAAGTGAACGTGCTGTGGACCGATGGCCTCGGCGTGATGAGCAGCGGCGCCACCGACGCCGATGGTTTATTGCGTCTGAAACACGTCAGCCCGGAACGTTCGTTCGTGATCGGCGAGGACGAAGAGGGCGGGGTGTTTGTCTCCGAGAACTTCTATTACGACAGCGAAATCTACGACACCAAACTCTACGCGTTCACTGATCGTCCGCTGTATCGGCCGGGGGATTGGGTGTCGCTGAAAATCGTCGGTCGCGAGTTCAAGAACGCGCGCGACTCGGTGCTGCCAACCGCTGCCGACGTCAACGTGACGGTGCTCGATGCCACGGGCACGGCGCTGCAATCACTGGCGCTGAAGCTGGATTCCAAGGCCGGCACCCAGGGCCGTTTCCAGTTGCCGGACAACGCTGTGGCCGGTGGTTATGAACTGCGTTTCAGCTACAAGGATCAGGCCTACAGCAGCGCCTTCCGCGTGGCTGAATACATCAAGCCGCACTTCGAAATCTCGTTGAATCTGGCCAAGCAGGATTACCGCACCGGCGAACCGGTCAAAGGCAGCCTGGTGCTGCTGTACCCGGACGGCAAGCCCGTTGCGAATGCCAAGTTGACCCTGAGCCTGCGCGCCCAGCAACTGTCGATGGTCGATAACGAACTGCAATACCTCGGGCAATTCCCGGTGGAGCTGACCAGTACCGAACTGACCACCGATTCCAAAGGCAACGCGACCCTTGACCTGCCAGCCGCCGAAAAACCGAGCCGTTACATGCTCACGGTTTTCGCCAGCGATGGCGCGGCGTACCGGGTCAGGACCACCAAGGAAATCCTCATCGACCGGGGTGCCGCGAGTTTCAGTCTGCGGGCGCCGCAGCGCTTCAGTGCGGTGGGCGACAAGGTTGTTTTCAGCTACACCAACGAAGGTGGCAGCGAGCAGAGCAAAGCGGTCACGCCGAGCGGCTACAGCTGGGTGCGTCTGGAAGATCAAAGCACCGGCGAAGGCAAACTCGCCGCGTCCGATAAAGGCTTCACGCTGGCGTTCGAGCGTCCCGGCACTTACAACCTGACCTTGAAGGATGAGCATGGTCGCGTGGTCGGTGCGACCGGTCATTCGGTCACCGGTGACGGCGTCAAAGCCGTGCCCGGCACCGTGGAAATCGTCCTCGATAAACCCGAGTACAAGGCCGGCGACGAAGCCCTCGCGTTGATCACTTTCCCTGAACCCGTCAGCGACGCGCTGCTGTCGCTGGAGCGCGACAAAGTCGAGGCCACGGCGCTGCTGTCCAAGGGCGGCGACTGGCTGAAGATGGAAAAACTCAGCGACACCCAATACCGCGCACGCATCCCGGTGAAGGACAATTTCGCGCCGAACCTGACGTTCTCGGTTCTGTACACCAAGGGCGGTCAATACAGCTTCCAGAATGCCGGGATCAAGGTGATTGCACCGCAGATCGACGTAGCCATCACCACCGATAAAGAGGCGTATCAACCGGGTGATACCGTGTCTGTTGACCTCACCACCCAGTTCGCCGGCAAGCCGATTCCAGCGCACCTGACGGTCAGCGTGGTCGACGAAATGGTCTACGCCCTGCAACCGGAAGTCGCGCCGACCATCGACCAGTTCTTCTACCACCCGCGCCGCAACAACGTGCGCACCAGCGCCAGTCTGTCGTTCATCAGCTACGACGTCGCGTTGCCGGGCAGCCCTGGCGCACCGGGCAAAGCCAACCGTAGCGAGCGCGGCGTGAAAGTGCTGGAGCGGCCGCGTCGCGAAGACGTCGACACCGCTGCATGGCAGCCGGAATTGATCACCGATGCCAACGGCAAAACCCGCTTCACCTTCAAGATGCCGGACTCGCTGACCCGCTGGCGCATCACCGCGCGAGCCATCGCCGATGACGGTCAAGTCGGGCAGAAGAAGCAATTCGTGCGCTCGGAAAAACCGCTGTACCTGAAGTGGAGCGGCCCGAGCAAATTCCGCACGGGGGACAAACCGGATCTCGGTGTGTTCGCCTTCAGTCAGGCGGAAAAACCGGTCAAGGCTGAGCTGGTGATTCATTTCGCCGGCGCCGAACAGCGGGTGCCGGTGACGCTGAACAACGGCATCAACTACATCGCGCTGCCGGCGTTTGCACTGGCCACCGGCGAGTGGACCGCCGAGCTGGTGCAGGACGGCAAAACCGCTGACGCGCTGGCCGTGCGCCTGACCGCGACCGGCGAAGGCTGGCAGGTTACACAGAGCCAAAGTCTGGACGTGGCCAGCGGCGATACACCGCTGACCCTGCCGGCGGACGCAACGGACATTCGCCTGCGTCTGGACGACAGTCCGCAAGCGCTGTTCCGCTCGGCGCTCGATGATTTGCTGAGCTATCCGTACGGCGGCGTCGAGCAGACGGCCAGTCGTTTGCTGCCGTTGAGCATTGCGTACCCGACCTTGTCGTCGAATCCGCAGATCCGCGATCGCTTGCGTCTGATCATGCAAAACAGCCGTCTGCGCCTGGTGCAAATGGCCGGGCCTTCGGCGAGCTTCACCTGGTGGGGCATGGACGGTGAGCCGGACGCGTTCCTCACCGCGTACGCCTACTACGCCGACTGGCACGCCAGCAAAGCGCTGGAGCTGAGCCTGCCGCCGGAGCATTGGCAGCGGGTGCTGGAGGTCTATTCGAAGCAGGCGCAAAACACGCCACTGCTGCAACGGGCGTTGATCCTGTCGTTCGCCAAACAGATGCAATTGCCGGTGAACACCTTGCTCAGCGGTTTGATGGATGACCTGGCGAAAGCGGGCGAGGGCAACGCGGCGAATCTGATGGAGGATGGCGAGGACAGCCTCGTCATGAGCGATCCGGATTCGGCGTTGGGTCTGGCAGCAGCGCGTGCGTTGACGGCATCGCTGGCTCGTCAGTCCAAGGTGACCTTGCCCGACGCTTTCAATCGTCAATTGCCCGATGCGCAACAGCGTCTGGCGGTCAGTTCCCAGCCGTTTGCCGAAGCCTTGAACCTGTCGCTGCAAGCCTTCGATCAGGCTCATGCGCAAGCCTTGTTGCAACGTCTGTTGCCACAGCAATCGACCCTGGAACGCGCGTTGGCGCTGACCTGGCTGCAACGCAGCATCGAGCAGGCTTCGCCTACCATCGCACTGGCACCGGGTGAAGGCTGGAAGAAAAACTACGGTGATACCGGTGAGATGTATTGGACGTGGCAGGGTGCTTCATCTGTGCCGGCGGTGTTGTCGCTGACCGGGACGCAAGAGCGCCCGTTGCGTGCAGCGTTAAGCTTCCAGACCCGCCAGCCGCCGGTTGATCCGATGGCTGTGACCATCACCCGTCGCCTGTCGCGTCTGGTGCCGGGTGACGAAGCCTTCACGTTCAAACTCGAAGCGGTCGGCACCAAGCCGCTGTCCAGTGACAGCCTGTATCTGGACGAAGTGATCATCACCAGCAAAGCCGCGAAACCGCTGCGTTACGGGATGATCGAAGTGCCGCTGCCGCCGGGCGCGGATGTCGAGCGCACCACGTGGGGCATCAAGTTGATGGGCAAGGCCGGCACTGAACCGACTGCGCTGGAGAAGGCACGCTTCGAACCGGGGCAGATGGCTTACGCGATTCCGGTGGATGCCTTGAGCGGTGAGTTGCGGCTGCGTCATCTGGTGCGCTTCTCGCAGAAGGGCCAGTTCAACCTGCCGCCGGTGCGTTTCACTCAGGTCTATGCACCGCAGCATCAGGCTCTGGAACAGAAACCGGCGCTGGGTCAGGTCACGGTCAACTGA